A window of Lagenorhynchus albirostris chromosome 11, mLagAlb1.1, whole genome shotgun sequence contains these coding sequences:
- the TNS2 gene encoding tensin-2 isoform X6, whose protein sequence is MGSPQTREEGVQPSVPGWAAPCIVKPRKAEPHSFREKVFRKKPPVCAVCKVTIDGTGVSCRVCKVATHRKCEAKVTSSCQALPPTELRRNTAPVRRIEHLGSTKSLNYSKQRSTLPRLRLLPRSFSLDPLMERRWDLDLTYVTERILAAAFPARPDEQRHRGHLRELAHVLQSKHRDKYLLFNLSEKRHDLTRLNPKVQDFGWPELHAPPLDKLCSICKAMETWLSADPQHVVVLYCKGSKGKLGVIVSAYMHYSKISAGADQALATLTMRKFCEDKVASELQPSQRRYISYFSGLLSGSIRMNSSPLFLHYVLVPMLPAFEPGTGFQPFLKIYQSMQLVYTSGIYHVAGPGPQQLCISLEPALLLKGDVMVTCYHRGSRGTDRTLVFRVQFHTCTIHGPRLTFPKDQLDEAWADERFPFQASVEFVFSSSPEKIKGSTPRNEPSVSVDYNTAEPAVRWDSYENFNLHHEDSVDDSVTHTRGPLDGSPYAQVQRAPRQTPPAPSPEPPPPPLLSVSSDSGHSSTLTAEPAAESPGRPPPTAAERRELERLLGGCGVAAGGRGAGRETAILDDEEQPPAGGGPRLGMYSGHRPGLSRHCSCRQGYREPCGVPNGGYYRPEGTLERRRLAYGAYEGPPQGYAEASVEKRRLCRSLSEGPYPYPPELGKPANGDFGYRAPGYREVVILEDPGLPALCSCPACEEKLALPTAALYGLRLEREAGEGWADEAGKALLHPVRPGHPLPLLVPSCGHHHAPVPGYSCLKPPKAGEEGHEGCSYALCPEGRYGHPGYPALVTYGYGGAVPSYCPAYGRAPHSCGSPGEGRRYPSSGAHSPRAGSISPGSPPYPQSRNLSYEIPAEEGGDRYPPPGHLAPAGPLASAESPEPVSWRESPSGHSTLPRSPRDAQCSASSELSGPSTPLHTSSPVQGKESARRQDTRSPTLAPTQRLSPGEALPPASQGGAERAPELPARSGPEPPAPGPFSPASPPSSPNDWPQERSPGGRSDSTSPRGPVPTTLPGLRHAPWQGLRDSPDSPDGSPLTPVPTQMPWLVASPELPRSSPVPAFPLAASYDISGPTQPPLPEKRHLLGPGQQPGPWGPEQASPPARGTSHHVTFAPLLPDNAPQPPEPPMQESQSNVKFVQDTSKFWYKPHLSRDQAIALLKDKDPGAFLIRDSHSFQGAYGLALKVATPPPSAQPWKGDPLEQLVRHFLIETGPKGVKIKGCPSEPYFGSLSALVSQHSISPLSLPCCLRIPSKDPLEEAPEAPAPANMSTAADLLRQGAACSVLYLTSVETESLTGPQAVARASSAALSCSPRPTPAIVHFKVSAQGITLTDNQRKLFFRRHYPVNSITFASTDPQDRRWTNPDGTTSKIFGFVAKKPGSPWENVCHLFAELDPDQPAGAIVTFITKVLLGQRK, encoded by the exons ATGGGATCACCCCAGACCAGGGAAGAGGGGGTTCAGCCTTCCGTGCCAGGATGGGCTGCCCCCTGCATAGTTAAG CCTAGGAAAGCTGAGCCACATAGCTTCCGGGAGAAGGTTTTCCGGAAGAAACCACCGGTCTGTGCAGTGTGTAAGGTGACCATCGATGGGACAGGCGTCTCATGCCGAG TCTGCAAGGTTGCGACACACAGAAAATGTGAAGCAAAG GTGACTTCGTCCTGTCAGGCCTTGCCTCCCACGGAGCTG CGGAGAAACACGGCCCCTGTGAGGCGCATAGAGCACCTG GGATCCACCAAGTCTCTGAACTACTCAAAGCAACGCAGCACTCTGCCCAG GCTTCGCCTCCTCCCCAGGAGCTTCAGCCTGGATCCTCTCATGGAGCGCCGCTGGGACTTGGACCTCACCTACGTGACGGAGCGGATCCTGGCCGCCGCCTTCCCCGCGCGGCCCGACGAACAGCGACACCGGGGACACCTGCGCGAGCTGGCTCACGTGCTGCAATCCAAGCACCGCGACAAGTACCTG CTCTTCAACCTTTCAGAGAAAAGACATGACCTGACCCGCCTAAACCCCAAG GTCCAGGACTTTGGCTGGCCTGAGCTGCACGCGCCCCCGCTGGACAAGCTGTGCTCCATCTGCAAAGCCATGGAGACGTGGCTCAGTGCTGACCCGCAGCATGTGGTCGTACTGTACTGCAAG GGGAGCAAGGGCAAGCTTGGGGTCATCGTCTCTGCCTACATGCACTACAGCAAGATCTCTGCAGG GGCGGACCAGGCGCTGGCTACCCTTACCATGCGGAAGTTCTGTGAGGACAAGGTGGCCTCGGAGCTGCAGCCCTCCCAGCGCCG GTATATCAGCTACTTCAGTGGTCTGCTGTCCGGCTCCATCAGAATGAACAGCAGCCCTCTCTTCCTGCACTATGTGCTCGTGCCCATGCTGCCAGCCTTTGAACCTGGCACGG GTTTCCAGCCCTTCCTCAAGATCTACCAGTCCATGCAGCTTGTCTACACGTCTGGAATCTA tcATGTTGCAGGCCCTGGTCCCCAGCAGCTTTGCATCAGCCTGGAGCCGGCTCTCCTCCTCAAAGGCGATGTCATG gTGACGTGCTATCACAGGGGTAGCCGGGGGACTGACCGGACCCTCGTGTTCCGAGTCCAGTTCCACACGTGTACCATCCATGGACCACGGCTCACCTTCCCCAAGGACCAGCTGGACGAGGCCTGGGCCG ACGAGAGGTTCCCCTTCCAAGCCTCGGTGGAGTTCGTCTTCTCCTCCAGCCCAGAGAAGATCAAAG GCAGCACCCCACGGAACGAGCCCTCGGTCTCTGTTGACTACAACACGGCAGAACCTGCCGTGCGCTGGGACTCTTACGAGAACTTCAACCTGCACCACGAGGACAGTGTGGATG ACTCCGTCACCCATACCCGGGGGCCCCTGGATGGCAGTCCTTACGCCCAGGTGCAGCGGGCCCCCCGCCAGACCCCGCCGGCGCCCTCTCCggagccgcccccgcccccgctgcTCTCTGTCAGCAGCGATTCTGGCCATTCGTCCACGCTGACCGCCGAGCCCGCCGCCGAGTCCCCTGGCCGGCCACCCCCGACAGCTGCCGAGCGGCGGGAGCTGGAGCGCCTCCTGGGGGGCTGTGGCGTGGCCGCCGGGGGCCGGGGAGCTGGGCGTGAGACGGCCATCCTCGatgatgaagagcagcccccggcGGGCGGAGGCCCCCGCCTTGGAATGTATTCGGGACACAGGCCTGGCCTCAGCCGCCACTGCTCCTGCCGCCAGGGCTACCGGGAACCCTGCGGGGTCCCCAATGGGGGCTACTACCGGCCAGAGGGGACCCTGGAGAGGAGGCGGCTGGCCTACGGGGCCTACGAGGGGCCCCCACAGGGCTATGCTGAGGCCTCCGTGGAGAAGAGGCGCCTCTGCCGATCGCTGTCTGAGGGGCCGTACCCCTACCCGCCTGAGCTGGGGAAACCGGCCAACGGGGACTTTGGCTACCGCGCCCCAGGCTACCGGGAGGTGGTGATCCTGGAGGACCCTGGGCTGCCTGCCCTGTGCTCATGCCCCGCCTGTGAGGAGAAGCTAGCGCTGCCCACGGCAGCCCTCTATGGGCTGCGCCTggagagggaggctggagaggggtGGGCGGATGAGGCTGGCAAGGCCCTCCTGCACCCGGTGCGGCCTGGGCACCCGCTGCCCCTGCTGGTGCCTTCCTGTGGGCACCACCATGCCCCAGTGCCCGGCTACAGCTGCCTGAAGCCGCCCAAGGCAGGCGAGGAAGGGCATGAGGGCTGCTCCTACGCCTTGTGCCCCGAAGGCAGGTATGGGCATCCAGGGTACCCTGCCCTGGTGACATACGGCTATGGAGGAGCGGTTCCCAGTTACTGCCCAGCGTATGGCCGGGCGCCTCACAGCTGCGGGTCTCCAGGCGAGGGCAGAAGGTATCCCAGCTCTGGTGCCCACTCCCCCCGGGCTGGCTCCATTTCCCCCGGCAGCCCACCCTACCCCCAATCCAGGAACCTCAGCTACGAGATCcctgcagaggagggaggggacaggtaTCCGCCGCCGGGGCACCTGGCCCCAGCAGGACCCTTGGCATCTGCAG AGTCGCCGGAGCCGGTGTCCTGGAGGGAGAGCCCCAGCGGGCACAGCACCCTGCCTCGGTCTCCCCGAGATGCCCAGTGCAGTGCCTCTTCTGAGCTGTCCGGTCCCTCCACGCCCCTGCACACCAGCAGCCCAGTCCAGGGCAAGGAGAG CGCCCGACGGCAGGACACTAGGTCCCCCACCTTGGCGCCCACTCAGAGACTGAGTCCCGGAGAGGCCTTGCCACCTGCTTCCCAGGGAGGGGCTGAAAGAGCTCCAGAGCTGCCAGCAAGAAGTGGGCCTGAGCCTCCGGCCCCTGgtcccttctccccagcctccccgccCAGCTCACCCAACGACTGGCCTCAGGAGAGGAGCCCGGGGGGCCGTTCGGACAGCACCAGTCCAAGGGGCCCTGTACCCACCACCCTGCCCGGCCTCCGCCACGCCCCCTGGCAGGGCCTTCGAGACTCCCCGGACAGCCCAGACGGGTCCCCCCTCACCCCTGTGCCTACTCAGATGCCCTGGCTTGTGGCTAGCCCAGAGCTGCCACGGAGCTCACCCGTACCTGCCTTCCCTCTGGCTGCATCTTATGACATCAGTGGCCCTACCCAGCCCCCACTTCCCGAGAAGCGCCACCTGCTGGGGCCTGGGCAACAGCCGGGACCCTGGGGCCCAGAGCAGGCATCGCCACCAGCCAGAGGCACGAGTCACCATGTCACCTTTGCACCTCTGCTCCCGGATAatgccccccaacccccag AGCCCCCTATGCAAGAGAGCCAGAGCAACGTCAAGTTTGTCCAGGATACGTCCAAGTTCTGGTATAAGCCACACCTGTCCCGTGACCAAG CCATTGCCCTGCTGAAGGACAAGGACCCTGGGGCCTTCTTGATCAGGGACAGTCATTCATTCCAAGGAGCCTATGGGCTGGCTCTCAAGGTGGCTACGCCCCCACCCAGCGCCCAGCCCTGGAAAG GGGACCCCTTGGAACAGCTGGTCCGCCATTTTCTCATTGAGACTGGGCCCAAAGGGGTGAAGATCAAGGGGTGCCCCAGCGAGCCCTACTTTG GCAGCCTGTCGGCCCTGGTCTCCCAGCATTCCATCTCCCCGCTGTCCCTGCCCTGCTGCCTGCGCATTCCCAGCAAAG ATCCTCTGGAGGAGGCCCCAGAGGCCCCAGCGCCCGCCAACATGAGCACAGCGGCAGACCTCCTGCGCCAGGGCGCCG cctgCAGTGTGCTCTACCTGACCTCAGTGGAGACGGAGTCGCTGACAGGCCCCCAAGCGGTGGCGCGGGCCAGCTCCGCAGCTCTGAGCTGCAGCCCCCGCCCCACGCCAGCCATTGTCCACTTCAAGGTCTCAGCCCAGGGCATCACGCTGACGGACAACCAGAGGAA GCTCTTCTTTCGCCGCCATTATCCAGTGAACAGCATCACCTTCGCCAGCACTGACCCTCAGGACCGGAG ATGGACCAACCCGGACGGGACCACCTCCAA GATCTTTGGTTTCGTGGCCAAGAAGCCGGGAAGCCCCTGGGAGAATGTGTGTCACCTCTTTGCAGAGCTTGACCCAGATCAGCCTGCAGGCGCCATTGTCACCTTCATCACCAAAGTTCTACTGGGccagagaaaatga
- the TNS2 gene encoding tensin-2 isoform X10 has product MKSSGPVERLLRALGRRDSSRATNRPRKAEPHSFREKVFRKKPPVCAVCKVTIDGTGVSCRVCKVATHRKCEAKVTSSCQALPPTELRRNTAPVRRIEHLGSTKSLNYSKQRSTLPRLRLLPRSFSLDPLMERRWDLDLTYVTERILAAAFPARPDEQRHRGHLRELAHVLQSKHRDKYLLFNLSEKRHDLTRLNPKVQDFGWPELHAPPLDKLCSICKAMETWLSADPQHVVVLYCKGSKGKLGVIVSAYMHYSKISAGADQALATLTMRKFCEDKVASELQPSQRRYISYFSGLLSGSIRMNSSPLFLHYVLVPMLPAFEPGTGFQPFLKIYQSMQLVYTSGIYHVAGPGPQQLCISLEPALLLKGDVMVTCYHRGSRGTDRTLVFRVQFHTCTIHGPRLTFPKDQLDEAWADERFPFQASVEFVFSSSPEKIKGSTPRNEPSVSVDYNTAEPAVRWDSYENFNLHHEDSVDDSVTHTRGPLDGSPYAQVQRAPRQTPPAPSPEPPPPPLLSVSSDSGHSSTLTAEPAAESPGRPPPTAAERRELERLLGGCGVAAGGRGAGRETAILDDEEQPPAGGGPRLGMYSGHRPGLSRHCSCRQGYREPCGVPNGGYYRPEGTLERRRLAYGAYEGPPQGYAEASVEKRRLCRSLSEGPYPYPPELGKPANGDFGYRAPGYREVVILEDPGLPALCSCPACEEKLALPTAALYGLRLEREAGEGWADEAGKALLHPVRPGHPLPLLVPSCGHHHAPVPGYSCLKPPKAGEEGHEGCSYALCPEGRYGHPGYPALVTYGYGGAVPSYCPAYGRAPHSCGSPGEGRRYPSSGAHSPRAGSISPGSPPYPQSRNLSYEIPAEEGGDRYPPPGHLAPAGPLASAESPEPVSWRESPSGHSTLPRSPRDAQCSASSELSGPSTPLHTSSPVQGKESARRQDTRSPTLAPTQRLSPGEALPPASQGGAERAPELPARSGPEPPAPGPFSPASPPSSPNDWPQERSPGGRSDSTSPRGPVPTTLPGLRHAPWQGLRDSPDSPDGSPLTPVPTQMPWLVASPELPRSSPVPAFPLAASYDISGPTQPPLPEKRHLLGPGQQPGPWGPEQASPPARGTSHHVTFAPLLPDNAPQPPEPPMQESQSNVKFVQDTSKFWYKPHLSRDQAIALLKDKDPGAFLIRDSHSFQGAYGLALKVATPPPSAQPWKGDPLEQLVRHFLIETGPKGVKIKGCPSEPYFGSLSALVSQHSISPLSLPCCLRIPSKDPLEEAPEAPAPANMSTAADLLRQGAGLSPGHHADGQPEEALLSPPLSSEQHHLRQH; this is encoded by the exons ATGAAGTCCAGCGGCCCAGTGGAGAGGCTGCTCAGagccctggggaggagggacagCAGCCGGgccaccaacagg CCTAGGAAAGCTGAGCCACATAGCTTCCGGGAGAAGGTTTTCCGGAAGAAACCACCGGTCTGTGCAGTGTGTAAGGTGACCATCGATGGGACAGGCGTCTCATGCCGAG TCTGCAAGGTTGCGACACACAGAAAATGTGAAGCAAAG GTGACTTCGTCCTGTCAGGCCTTGCCTCCCACGGAGCTG CGGAGAAACACGGCCCCTGTGAGGCGCATAGAGCACCTG GGATCCACCAAGTCTCTGAACTACTCAAAGCAACGCAGCACTCTGCCCAG GCTTCGCCTCCTCCCCAGGAGCTTCAGCCTGGATCCTCTCATGGAGCGCCGCTGGGACTTGGACCTCACCTACGTGACGGAGCGGATCCTGGCCGCCGCCTTCCCCGCGCGGCCCGACGAACAGCGACACCGGGGACACCTGCGCGAGCTGGCTCACGTGCTGCAATCCAAGCACCGCGACAAGTACCTG CTCTTCAACCTTTCAGAGAAAAGACATGACCTGACCCGCCTAAACCCCAAG GTCCAGGACTTTGGCTGGCCTGAGCTGCACGCGCCCCCGCTGGACAAGCTGTGCTCCATCTGCAAAGCCATGGAGACGTGGCTCAGTGCTGACCCGCAGCATGTGGTCGTACTGTACTGCAAG GGGAGCAAGGGCAAGCTTGGGGTCATCGTCTCTGCCTACATGCACTACAGCAAGATCTCTGCAGG GGCGGACCAGGCGCTGGCTACCCTTACCATGCGGAAGTTCTGTGAGGACAAGGTGGCCTCGGAGCTGCAGCCCTCCCAGCGCCG GTATATCAGCTACTTCAGTGGTCTGCTGTCCGGCTCCATCAGAATGAACAGCAGCCCTCTCTTCCTGCACTATGTGCTCGTGCCCATGCTGCCAGCCTTTGAACCTGGCACGG GTTTCCAGCCCTTCCTCAAGATCTACCAGTCCATGCAGCTTGTCTACACGTCTGGAATCTA tcATGTTGCAGGCCCTGGTCCCCAGCAGCTTTGCATCAGCCTGGAGCCGGCTCTCCTCCTCAAAGGCGATGTCATG gTGACGTGCTATCACAGGGGTAGCCGGGGGACTGACCGGACCCTCGTGTTCCGAGTCCAGTTCCACACGTGTACCATCCATGGACCACGGCTCACCTTCCCCAAGGACCAGCTGGACGAGGCCTGGGCCG ACGAGAGGTTCCCCTTCCAAGCCTCGGTGGAGTTCGTCTTCTCCTCCAGCCCAGAGAAGATCAAAG GCAGCACCCCACGGAACGAGCCCTCGGTCTCTGTTGACTACAACACGGCAGAACCTGCCGTGCGCTGGGACTCTTACGAGAACTTCAACCTGCACCACGAGGACAGTGTGGATG ACTCCGTCACCCATACCCGGGGGCCCCTGGATGGCAGTCCTTACGCCCAGGTGCAGCGGGCCCCCCGCCAGACCCCGCCGGCGCCCTCTCCggagccgcccccgcccccgctgcTCTCTGTCAGCAGCGATTCTGGCCATTCGTCCACGCTGACCGCCGAGCCCGCCGCCGAGTCCCCTGGCCGGCCACCCCCGACAGCTGCCGAGCGGCGGGAGCTGGAGCGCCTCCTGGGGGGCTGTGGCGTGGCCGCCGGGGGCCGGGGAGCTGGGCGTGAGACGGCCATCCTCGatgatgaagagcagcccccggcGGGCGGAGGCCCCCGCCTTGGAATGTATTCGGGACACAGGCCTGGCCTCAGCCGCCACTGCTCCTGCCGCCAGGGCTACCGGGAACCCTGCGGGGTCCCCAATGGGGGCTACTACCGGCCAGAGGGGACCCTGGAGAGGAGGCGGCTGGCCTACGGGGCCTACGAGGGGCCCCCACAGGGCTATGCTGAGGCCTCCGTGGAGAAGAGGCGCCTCTGCCGATCGCTGTCTGAGGGGCCGTACCCCTACCCGCCTGAGCTGGGGAAACCGGCCAACGGGGACTTTGGCTACCGCGCCCCAGGCTACCGGGAGGTGGTGATCCTGGAGGACCCTGGGCTGCCTGCCCTGTGCTCATGCCCCGCCTGTGAGGAGAAGCTAGCGCTGCCCACGGCAGCCCTCTATGGGCTGCGCCTggagagggaggctggagaggggtGGGCGGATGAGGCTGGCAAGGCCCTCCTGCACCCGGTGCGGCCTGGGCACCCGCTGCCCCTGCTGGTGCCTTCCTGTGGGCACCACCATGCCCCAGTGCCCGGCTACAGCTGCCTGAAGCCGCCCAAGGCAGGCGAGGAAGGGCATGAGGGCTGCTCCTACGCCTTGTGCCCCGAAGGCAGGTATGGGCATCCAGGGTACCCTGCCCTGGTGACATACGGCTATGGAGGAGCGGTTCCCAGTTACTGCCCAGCGTATGGCCGGGCGCCTCACAGCTGCGGGTCTCCAGGCGAGGGCAGAAGGTATCCCAGCTCTGGTGCCCACTCCCCCCGGGCTGGCTCCATTTCCCCCGGCAGCCCACCCTACCCCCAATCCAGGAACCTCAGCTACGAGATCcctgcagaggagggaggggacaggtaTCCGCCGCCGGGGCACCTGGCCCCAGCAGGACCCTTGGCATCTGCAG AGTCGCCGGAGCCGGTGTCCTGGAGGGAGAGCCCCAGCGGGCACAGCACCCTGCCTCGGTCTCCCCGAGATGCCCAGTGCAGTGCCTCTTCTGAGCTGTCCGGTCCCTCCACGCCCCTGCACACCAGCAGCCCAGTCCAGGGCAAGGAGAG CGCCCGACGGCAGGACACTAGGTCCCCCACCTTGGCGCCCACTCAGAGACTGAGTCCCGGAGAGGCCTTGCCACCTGCTTCCCAGGGAGGGGCTGAAAGAGCTCCAGAGCTGCCAGCAAGAAGTGGGCCTGAGCCTCCGGCCCCTGgtcccttctccccagcctccccgccCAGCTCACCCAACGACTGGCCTCAGGAGAGGAGCCCGGGGGGCCGTTCGGACAGCACCAGTCCAAGGGGCCCTGTACCCACCACCCTGCCCGGCCTCCGCCACGCCCCCTGGCAGGGCCTTCGAGACTCCCCGGACAGCCCAGACGGGTCCCCCCTCACCCCTGTGCCTACTCAGATGCCCTGGCTTGTGGCTAGCCCAGAGCTGCCACGGAGCTCACCCGTACCTGCCTTCCCTCTGGCTGCATCTTATGACATCAGTGGCCCTACCCAGCCCCCACTTCCCGAGAAGCGCCACCTGCTGGGGCCTGGGCAACAGCCGGGACCCTGGGGCCCAGAGCAGGCATCGCCACCAGCCAGAGGCACGAGTCACCATGTCACCTTTGCACCTCTGCTCCCGGATAatgccccccaacccccag AGCCCCCTATGCAAGAGAGCCAGAGCAACGTCAAGTTTGTCCAGGATACGTCCAAGTTCTGGTATAAGCCACACCTGTCCCGTGACCAAG CCATTGCCCTGCTGAAGGACAAGGACCCTGGGGCCTTCTTGATCAGGGACAGTCATTCATTCCAAGGAGCCTATGGGCTGGCTCTCAAGGTGGCTACGCCCCCACCCAGCGCCCAGCCCTGGAAAG GGGACCCCTTGGAACAGCTGGTCCGCCATTTTCTCATTGAGACTGGGCCCAAAGGGGTGAAGATCAAGGGGTGCCCCAGCGAGCCCTACTTTG GCAGCCTGTCGGCCCTGGTCTCCCAGCATTCCATCTCCCCGCTGTCCCTGCCCTGCTGCCTGCGCATTCCCAGCAAAG ATCCTCTGGAGGAGGCCCCAGAGGCCCCAGCGCCCGCCAACATGAGCACAGCGGCAGACCTCCTGCGCCAGGGCGCCG GTCTCAGCCCAGGGCATCACGCTGACGGACAACCAGAGGAA GCTCTTCTTTCGCCGCCATTATCCAGTGAACAGCATCACCTTCGCCAGCACTGA